One genomic window of Bradyrhizobium sp. B124 includes the following:
- a CDS encoding M20/M25/M40 family metallo-hydrolase, producing MSNAKLQPVLDRIDADFDNSLERLFTLLRIKSISADPAFADDCKAAADHLAKDIATLGFKTEVRPTAGHPAVVGKLNGATDGRPHVLFYGHYDVQPVDPLNLWHRPPFEPVVTDHADGRKIIVARGAEDDKGQLMTFVEACRAWKNVTGSLPIDITIIIEGEEEIGSKNFVPFLEANKAELKADFALVCDTGMWDPNTPAITTSLRGLVYDEVKIKAANRDLHSGVFGGGAQNPIRVLTRILGGLHDENGHITIPGFYDGVKDLPPDILAQWKQLNLTPDSFLKPIGLSVPAGEKDRLLIEQVSSRPTCDINGIVGGYTGEGSKTVIPAEASAKVSFRLVEGQDPEKIRKAFRDYVKARVPADCKAEFIDHSSAPAIALDWNMKPLAAARRALTDEWGKEALLVGSGASIPIVADFKRALGLDSVLVGFGLDDDNIHSPNEKYDLKSYHKGIRSWARILAAFADAK from the coding sequence ATGTCCAACGCCAAGCTGCAGCCTGTCCTCGACCGCATCGACGCCGATTTCGACAACAGTCTCGAGCGGCTGTTCACGCTGCTGCGGATCAAATCGATCTCGGCCGATCCGGCCTTTGCCGATGACTGCAAGGCGGCTGCCGATCACCTCGCCAAGGATATCGCAACCCTCGGCTTCAAGACCGAGGTGCGTCCGACCGCCGGCCATCCGGCCGTGGTCGGCAAGCTGAACGGCGCGACCGACGGGCGCCCGCATGTGCTGTTCTACGGCCACTATGACGTGCAGCCGGTCGATCCGCTGAATCTCTGGCACCGTCCGCCGTTCGAGCCCGTGGTGACCGACCATGCCGACGGGCGCAAGATCATCGTCGCGCGCGGCGCCGAGGACGACAAGGGACAGCTGATGACCTTCGTCGAGGCGTGCCGGGCCTGGAAGAATGTGACGGGATCGCTGCCGATCGACATCACCATCATCATCGAGGGTGAGGAGGAGATCGGCTCGAAGAATTTCGTGCCGTTCCTGGAAGCGAACAAGGCTGAGCTCAAGGCGGACTTCGCGCTGGTCTGCGATACGGGCATGTGGGATCCGAACACGCCCGCGATCACGACCTCGCTGCGCGGCCTGGTCTATGACGAGGTCAAGATCAAGGCCGCCAATCGCGACCTGCATTCCGGCGTGTTCGGCGGCGGCGCGCAGAATCCGATCCGCGTGCTGACGCGGATCCTCGGCGGCCTGCATGACGAGAACGGCCACATCACCATCCCCGGGTTCTATGACGGCGTGAAGGACCTGCCGCCGGACATCCTGGCGCAGTGGAAGCAGCTCAATCTGACGCCGGACAGCTTCCTCAAGCCGATCGGTCTGTCGGTGCCGGCCGGCGAGAAGGATCGGCTGCTGATCGAGCAGGTCTCCTCGCGGCCGACCTGCGACATCAACGGCATCGTCGGCGGTTATACCGGCGAGGGCTCGAAGACGGTGATCCCGGCGGAGGCGTCGGCCAAGGTCTCGTTCCGGCTGGTCGAGGGGCAGGACCCCGAGAAGATCCGCAAGGCGTTCCGCGATTACGTGAAGGCGCGCGTGCCGGCGGATTGCAAGGCCGAATTCATCGATCATTCCTCCGCGCCGGCGATCGCGCTCGACTGGAACATGAAGCCGCTGGCGGCCGCTCGCCGCGCGCTGACCGACGAATGGGGCAAGGAGGCGCTGCTGGTCGGCTCCGGCGCCTCGATCCCGATCGTCGCCGACTTCAAGCGCGCGCTCGGCCTCGATAGCGTGCTGGTCGGCTTCGGGCTCGACGACGACAACATCCATTCGCCGAACGAGAAGTACGACCTCAAGAGCTACCACAAGGGCATCCGCTCCTGGGCGCGGATCCTGGCGGCTTTCGCCGACGCCAAATAG